From the genome of Solanum stenotomum isolate F172 chromosome 5, ASM1918654v1, whole genome shotgun sequence:
TACTTTTGTTAAATAAAGTGGTTCACATATATCTATTGTTACACAAATAGTTCAGATAACTGTTTCGCTTGATGGAAGTGAAAATATCGATTTTTCAGAATCTatttgttttaatgttttattaaaacaaaacttacATAGGGATATATGATTCATCTCATAAAgttcaataatatatttgattctTCTCacaagtgatttttttttttacttttttatttgagataagtggttaaaacacacctaaaatatatcttttttttgagtttcatacccgAATTATTAAAAGTgtgagaaacacacctaaactattacACTTTAGTTTGAAAAACACACCTCTGTGCTGACTGGACCAAATGTGTGTGTACACACTCTTTTACGCGCGTGTGGCCTTGATTTTCATCCACATggcttcttctttttaaaaaaataaaatatcaaaacacaCCTNaaaaaaaaaactaaaattattttcttttgcggtcatatttgtaattttcttGTAGTTGTGAAAAGATCGACACATCTATGATAGACTTTACAAGAAAATGAGtttgagttaaaattattttgaatttaattttatgagtaagtttattttgtaatgtaaattttaaattttatattctaaattttaaattttgtattctaattatcaatttaaattttgtattctttaaagattttttatcagaaaattaaggaagaaaaaaaaaactacatatGCATTGGCCTTTGACCATTTCGCAATAtttctaaaagaaattaaaagccATCTATGTATGGAAGTtagagaaatttaaaaattagtcaatttACTATGTATTGGAAAACATTCTCATTTATTGAAGCataattaatgaataaattaataagaaaaaataaatttgacaaaGAAGGGTATaattgtcaaaaaataaatcagtTTATAGTGTGAACATGTATTTGGGCTATTATGGCTAAATTATGgtcaaattttctggccaaaaagattttttcgattttttaattacttattcaAAACAATTAATTGCGTGAAAAAATTCACTTTAACAGATTACATTGTTTATTGTTATAACAAAAATGGGTAACGAATTAGTTGTTAATATTGTTGTATGAATTACGAACATCAGACATTGAATATTTCACTTGTGGTATCACCACAAGTCtttctttaattataatttttgcaaTACTTTTAATTTGTTAACTAAATAAAGTTATGGATATATTATTAGTACTAATATGTATGTACATTTAATCTGAAAACAACAATGggcttttacttttttttttctattaaacaCACTCGTCTTCAAATTACATTCATTGCAAAACGACAATGAAATATTTCCAACATATTTTCATTAGTCAAAATTGAAAAGCATATATGATTTTACTTTGTTATCTTCTCGATAACTTATGAAATATTTCCAACATATTTTCATTAGTTAAAATTGAAAAGCATATATGATTAGGCGGTAAATATATATTCgtatcaaatttttatattgaTGACCCCCCCTTATTTATATACCCAAAATAACTGTACTTATGTATTTATTACTTGATGTAAATATCAGATGCAAGTAAATTTTAATGTTATACTCCCTGCGTCCcatattataaatcacatttttcatttgcacttgcattaagaaataatgtaattttacccttatgccCTTATTTAATGCTTCCTTATGACAATTTTgtaataaatgatgaaatattAGATTTCGAAAATATAAATGCATTTGgatgactatttaaattttactttttggagccaaattttttcaccaattgatccaaaaattttaaaaaatcaaatttttccCACCTcaattttcctatatattttgtgtaaaatgtttttttatatttttatatataaattcttaaaaCAAACATGACAACATTACAAAATATTGAAATGTCATCTTCCttgataaaatttgttgaagcttcaactttgaagattaattttgattttttttcaattatttttaatttgttttgatatattttttcaaaatcagattttatagaataagtagtgaataaagaaagtagttaattaatgaatgaagtACTCTCCCAATGAAATTAATTACTTGTAGATTTTCTAGGTTAGTCAaagtaaatacattttcaagattaattaattaatcaatcaagggtataatgagaaaaatatggtaatttatgcataaattttataaaatgacatatattgtGGTCTAACTATTTTTAGAAAGGGGCGACTTATAATAtgggacagagagagtaaaaacaatcatttttatttcttaattaaaaaatttgagtTTAAGCCTTGGAGAAAGATTTTTTTGATAGAGATCAACGTTTTACTTCTTTCTGACTAATTCACAANCCCTCCCACCTTATATATATACGCAAAATAACTGtacttatatatttattacttgatataaatatcatatgcaagtaaattttaatgttatagaaactatcatttttatttcttcattaaaatttttgagtttaagcattagagaaagatttttttgATAGAGATCAACGTTTTACTTCTTTCTGACTAATTCACAATGAATTTGAATCAATATTTTCGAATATCAATtgattaagaaagaaaagatcattccttatttatttatctttttttttctgtttcctTTTCGGATTAAAATCTCAATCGAGGCACAAACGGAACACTAGATAATCAATTTAACTATCTATGCTAAGCTTTtgacaaataacaaataaagttATCCTACGTTTATGCTAACTGAAGtaagaaaataacatatatcagataaaatagtttatattttggaATTATCATATGATAATGatttacataaattaaaataccaTAAGTCCTACATACAATTAATACTTGTCGTCCACAACAAGCAAGAAGTTAGATATGTGATTAAGATGTTGTTGACATTTATGAACCAATTAGTTAGGATTTCTAATTCAATCATTTCTGCGTAGAAAAAAGTGTACATTTACTACTATCTAGATTGTGAGGTCATGAAAAAGGAATTAATGGCACCTattaatgcaaataaaaaaattagacgtagaattaaatttctttattcttaataaaaagtcTTGAATGTGAATAAATCCTTATAAAgattgttttttcttattaaacattatttgatataactttaatatatattaatcagaTCGATGAATTTTAACTCTGTCATTCACTGTATCACATATCACAATTATTAAGCAAAAACACAGCTGCAAATTAAGATATTCCCAAAATAAAGACAAACATTATGTGACTTGATTTTTAATGGGGAAAGGGtttgttattatctcttatctATGTAGGTAGGTCCAAAATAGAAACACGTGGTTAAATATTAATCTAACGATAGTTCTTTTAAAATGTActctttaattataatttatataatataatttgaatcgATATTCTGAATCTTGAATGTACTCATTTCTAAGTGTAAAGTAATGAAAGACCAATTTTCACATGTTCCATTaatttcctaaaaaaataagaagagcggtgaaaaatgatttttattattattattattattaaacatATAGAACAATTTCACATGTAAAAGTGTTGTTAGGAAGGTAGGGGCATCATGAAATATGCActacacataaaaaaattaaaattatatatatacgaACTTCGTTGCTAAATTATACATATAGCTAACAAAACTTTTTGGAAAAGTCATTGCTAAATAGAATTAacaataattttgttatttaattgtgaaataTTGTCTGTATAATTTATAAGTTTAATGATCAAAACTTGACTCTGATATCATTGTCTAAATAATTGTAATAGAAATAAGAATCATGTACATGTTAACAACAAGCAAATTTTTCACAAAACTTGTGTTGTAAAATTGCTCTAAATTATTGATAACTTTTCTACACATGTTGGAATTTTCAATGATgcttttacaaattttatttttaccaaaCTACCAAAAATATAAGAGTAATTAACAAAACATTCGAAAATTATTACTCAAAGTGCTCACAAAAATTCATGATAGTACTCATTTTAggtaaaattatcattttttcacTCATGCTAATTAATGAAGTTTGAGGAAACGGCTAGTGGTGGATTACCTAAGCTTATAGTAATAAATTATTTCGAAATTATAATAGTGTTATTATACTGAAATTAAATAATGGTAAAATTTATTAgtaaatatagttttttttattaataaatatatagttCATTGGACAAGAATGAAATTTACTaagtataatataataaaacatGTGATTGATTTAACTTGATAAATTGATGTaagcttttattttattttattttaaaaaaatcggaGAAAAGctttggattaaaaaaaatgtgttattttattgttttatcggataattacataatttattctgaaatcatattttttttatcccacCAATCAAATGACTCGAACATGTTTAACCATTTTTTTCTCCCACTTGGCTTCAGTTGCAATCGTTTTCCAGGACCAAATTATATCACAATGACAAAGTAGCTCCATGATTATtggtaaaaacaaaaaaaatgaatatattttgattattcCAAATGTGTTTAAGCTATctacaataataattataaataaataaaaactacaTCATCAAtgcattttgatatattaaaacaGATTATTTACCTTTTAGTATATGTTaccaattaaataaaaatacctgtattattttttaagttatcCAATtgtatattaagaaaaaaacatttagaCCGTTATTGCTACAACTTaaactttaattattaaaacCAAGAGTTTTAATTAGATGTTAAAAAAAACTATGTCTTAATCAATCATCCATAAACTAGAGGTTGATTATACATTTCGTTTTGACCtcattaaaaaacaattaatatttttgtccCCATTTAGCTCAGCGTGATGCATGACTTACTAGTTCTTTTGCAGACAGAATAGGATTTTATTTATTCAGATTTTTATCGGAAAGTTTTACATTAAAGGCAATGCACTTTTcgtcaaaaataatttcttttatttagaGTTCAAACTCAAGATATCTAAATAAGAAATGAGAAATATTTACTACTCCAACACATCCTTTAGGGATAATAAAAAAGGATTAATGCTAACTGCAACCAAAATTTTCCTCTGATTATTTggttttcattttattttataatataaattgaaaaaaaaagtgtaatttgtttttttctttttggtttccCAAACGTTTTAGTAtccaattaaatttgaattcatgtATTTTAGAATTCATTTCTGAAGTAGCagattcaataatatttttttcatttcgaGAGACAAAAGAAAATGTTAATTATATAGTGTTGGTGTCTCTCTCTTAAAGTTAATTACTTTTCAAGATGATTAATGTGGGTGTTTGGTCCCCTACTTATTAAATTGATATAGTTTTTTTAGATCCAAATACATAAATAAGTACTTAAAGTTAGTATTAATGATCAAATAAATACTTTATTAATTATGTTGGTGGTCAAATAAACATATCATGATATAAAGCtaataagttttaaattctaaaatttatgaGAAACATCATTTAtggaattatattaaatttattattatttgattctagattttaatcaatttaaattattaaatttcaaattaataatttattcacatttaataaaattacaCTAGGCTTATTTCGATGGTCACTATCATAATTCATAGCTAAGATGTCTACAGTTATTGATactaattttaaagtttatttatgcatatattcgatctaatttttatcttttttgggtcataatataatttttatcaaGACTTAATACATCTTCTTAACTATATTGGATTTCGAATTAATAATCTGATGATATGAGGAATCTTTCTTTTTTCGACACAACTTCGTTTGCTCCCTTCATTTCAATTAAACAAGTTATTAGgtgattttttcattaaattttagtGAAAGAGAGCGATATCTtaatttacattattattttatgaggTAAAATATTGATTAATCAAAGCGTTGATCAAAAGATAATGTTTAAATGAATTTGTAGGCATATATACTAGAAAAGATATAATTAGGAGCAAAATTATAAAGAGTGTCGGCAGTGACAGAGTCAGAAATTTAGCGAAGGATGTGcaaattttcttcttagttgtGTTAAGAGTGTGCAAAATGAAATAAACACTCATAATATCTACTAACATTTAACTTGTGTACGCCACATAATTCTCTGACTAAAGGCCCATGAGGATCGGAGTGACCTTCGTGTCGGACAAAATGAGAAAAGCAAAACTAAAAATGCTTCGTCATATGAAAAGGAGCCAAGAGGTGTGTAAATGTGCTAATAAAGAGGTGTGAGTGTCGGGAGCAGAAGTTAGGAAAGGTAGACATAGGTTGAAGAAGAATTAACAGGAGATACTTAGATAAAACATGACACAAtttcattgaattttgaattaataatccTTTGAACATATCATAATACCCTTATATAAATAAGTTAAtcttttaaatatctaataaaCGATTGAGAATTCACAAATATAATTCAACAGTATAAATTCATAGaagaatcaaattttaaaaaggtgGCCTTTGACGTGACGAAACATAGATACTTTGAAAAATGGAGAACAACATAAGAAAACCAAATAGTTAGAAAAATCATTCGCCTCCGTTGATTATAAATCACCGCTCCACTTCCGCCGTGCACCGCCGCGACAGAACCATGATTTGACCCGAAATTGCCCTGTTTTCCGATACATAAACAGGCAATTGCATGGGGGCATCATTGTCTAACACGGCGGAGAATGGTACGGCTACAGGTAGAACGGGGCTAGGCGACATACCGGAAAGTTGCGTGGCTTGTGTTTTCATGTACCTAACGCCGCCAGAAATTTGTAATCTCGCTCGGCTGAACCAGGCATTTCGCGGTGCTGCTTCTTCTGATGCTGTGTGGGAATCTAAACTTCCTTCTAATTACCACCATATGCTTGACCTTTTGCCTCCTTGGAGATACGAAGGTTTTTCGAAGAAGAATATATTTGCCCTTCTCTCTCGTCCCGTCTCGTTTGATGATGACAATAAGGTATAGGAATATATTTGCCCTTCTCTCTCTGAGAATTTGTTTAGACATgtatttttacaaatattttggaTTGGTTTTAGTGGAAtgaattatgaaatttgagTTAACACTGCTAAAGTAGGTTCTTGATGGTATGGATACACTCCTTTGTCTAATGCTTTAACTGGGGAAAATGGAGTGTAAGAAATGTTGAGCTTTGATGAGGGAAGGATAACACAGTGAGAATCACTCCAACCATGTTAGAGTCTTCAAGCCACCAGGGAATCAAAGGGATTAAAGGGCCCTATTAATTAATTCCTTAAACGGGGGTGTGGGAGCGGGGGTTTGACGCAGTTGAGTTTCATTGTGTTTACGACTTACAATTTTTAgctctatttatagtgtttcTATTTGTTTTACTAATATATACTACTTCTCATTACATGGGAGAAATAACAGGAAGTATGGTTGGACAGAGTAAGTGGAAGGATTTGCATGTCAATCTCTTCAAAAGCAATGTCGATAACAAGTAGTGAAGACAGGAGACATTGGAACTGGTTTGCAACGGATGAATCAAGGTTAGATTTATTCAAATCACATTCAACAATATCATTTATAAGCTTGTTCTTCACACTGTGGAGATTATATTAGATTCCTGAATTGGTTAGATATTCTCTGTAATGCTTAGTGATAGATATTTATTTCCCCATTGACTCTGTTACTTGAAACTGAGTTTCTTTGTGCATCACGGGATAAAATTTGCTATCATGGTAAATGATGTTTATTTGTTGACCTTGAGATGAAATCAGATAAGAATAAGAAGAGAACAGGAAGAAATGGattaaattcttttttcttcctatttGAAGGAGTTCATTACTTGATAATATGGTGTGATTAGACTGGATTGCATAGAATGTCCTAGGTAGTATCAGCAcacttgaatttgaaaaaataaaggtATATCTGATTCAAATTTCTCCTCTTCTTATCCATTAAAAATACTTGAAAGTAGTGGAGTATATCTTTTTCCCTTACGTTTGTTGTTCTGCTTTCTGATTGTTCGACAACTTTGTTGTTTCTGACCACTCGTAAACATCTAGCTGTTGGTAGACACAATGAAATATTATAAACTTCCACATTCTAATATTCAGCTGATAGTTTCTTGCAGGTTCCAGATTGTGGCGTATTGCCAGCAAGTCTGGTGGTTTGAAGTAAGTGGAACAGTGAAATTTCCTTTTCCTCCAGATGTATACACTCTAACATTCAGGATCCACATTGGGAAATTCCTTAAGAGACTAGGCCGACATGTTTCCAACTTTGAGCACACACATGGATGGGATTTGGGGCCAGTACGCTATGAACTGTCTACTTCTGATGGACAGTGTGTAGTTAGTGAGTGCTGCCTCCATGACATCGAACAAGATGATGCAAAAGGGACTATTAAGCGTGGATGCTGGATTGAATACAAGGTGGGTGAATTTATTGTCAGTAGGTCAAATCCTGTAACTGAAGTTAGATTCTCGATGAAACAGATTGACTGCACACATTCGAAAGGTGGCCTTTGTTTGGATTCTGTATCGATTATCCCCAGTAATCTCAAGATAATCTCAAGAGGAGAAGAACAGGGTAAATGATATGTTTCCTACTTTTGCCAACACTTGTAGAAAGTATTAAATTAGGTTCTATTACACAGCTTATACTACCTAAAAATTTGGTACCATGGAGGATATCACTGTATATTTTTCGCCTTAGGTATGTCTGCCCCTCCTATCCATGTAAATGTTAATGCTTTGTTTTTGATCCAGTTTTGCTGTATAGTATATCTTCTACGGAAGATCAGGATAATAGTATACTTCACGAGAAGAAAAATTgagttgttgttattattattattattattattattattactatttcatGTGTATACAATTGGTACAATGTTGCTGTGTTTATTGCACTTGTATGATGGCTTACTTTCCAGTGTTTGGGGCCTATAAATTATGTAGGATCGCTCCAAGCTAGCGTAGCTGTTATgccttttgttttttatttttaactcgATCTTTCTTGATGCATTTTTTATATGCTCTTGAAACTTGATGCATTTTTTATATGCTcttgaaatatgttattgggGGTCTTCATCTTATCTTAAAAATACCTTTCTCGACCCTATGTAATATTGCACTAGATAGACCTCCTCcactccaatttttttttttgataaccgagaaatccgtttgtgaccgccctttggaccaatcacaaccttctaaactcggtggataatgggcccgcccctctac
Proteins encoded in this window:
- the LOC125865955 gene encoding F-box protein PP2-A15-like is translated as MGASLSNTAENGTATGRTGLGDIPESCVACVFMYLTPPEICNLARLNQAFRGAASSDAVWESKLPSNYHHMLDLLPPWRYEGFSKKNIFALLSRPVSFDDDNKEVWLDRVSGRICMSISSKAMSITSSEDRRHWNWFATDESRFQIVAYCQQVWWFEVSGTVKFPFPPDVYTLTFRIHIGKFLKRLGRHVSNFEHTHGWDLGPVRYELSTSDGQCVVSECCLHDIEQDDAKGTIKRGCWIEYKVGEFIVSRSNPVTEVRFSMKQIDCTHSKGGLCLDSVSIIPSNLKIISRGEEQGK